Proteins encoded together in one Pseudoxanthomonas sp. Root65 window:
- a CDS encoding ABC transporter ATP-binding protein, which yields MPSSSPHSAPARSPTPNLRERFDAMRNLGPFLRQIWQTSRVLTLASLGLRLVRAFMPVVTLYIAKLIIDEAIRLVGLGLDFGSLGDAWRSGQLDTLASLLALEFALAIGSDLLGRLVSYADALLSELFTNATSVRLMEHAATLDLEDFEDPDLQDKLDRARRQTMGRMNLMSQLFGQVQDAITVVAFAAGLLVYAPWLIALLALALIPAFVGEAHFNALGYSLNFQWTPERRQLEYLRQMGASVETAKEVKIFNLHRFLIERYRGLAEKFFLANRALARRRAVWGTVLAALGTLGYYVAYGYIAWRTVRGDFSIGDLTFLAGSFLRLRQLLEGLLIGFSQVAGQALYLDDLFSFFEIEPEITSPADAVPIPRPITRGFVFENVGFRYPDAERWAVRHLDFELQAGEVLALVGENGAGKTTLVKLLARLYDPDEGRILLDGRDLREYDIDDLRANTGVIFQDFVRYHLTAGENIGVGRIEAMDDQARIRAAAARAMADEVIAGLPRGYDQLVGRRFKNSVDLSGGQWQKIAIARAYMRDAQVMILDEPTAALDARSEFEVFQRFKELSDNRTAVLISHRFSSVRMADRILVLDQGRLEASGTHEHLMAAGGRYAELFELQAAGYR from the coding sequence ATGCCGTCGTCCTCCCCGCACAGCGCGCCCGCACGCAGCCCCACCCCCAACCTGCGCGAGCGCTTCGACGCGATGCGCAATCTCGGCCCGTTCCTGCGCCAGATCTGGCAGACCAGCCGCGTGCTGACGCTGGCCAGCCTGGGTCTGCGGCTGGTGCGGGCCTTCATGCCGGTGGTCACGCTGTACATCGCCAAGCTGATCATCGACGAGGCGATCCGCCTGGTCGGCCTGGGCCTGGATTTCGGCTCGCTGGGCGATGCCTGGCGCAGCGGGCAGCTCGACACACTGGCCTCGCTGCTGGCGCTGGAGTTCGCGCTGGCCATCGGCTCCGACCTGCTGGGCCGGCTGGTCAGCTACGCCGACGCGCTGCTGTCGGAGCTGTTCACCAATGCGACCAGCGTGCGGCTGATGGAACACGCCGCCACGCTCGACCTGGAGGACTTCGAAGACCCCGACCTGCAGGACAAGCTGGACCGTGCGCGCCGCCAGACGATGGGCCGCATGAACCTGATGAGCCAGCTGTTCGGCCAGGTGCAGGATGCGATCACTGTGGTCGCCTTCGCCGCCGGCCTGCTGGTGTACGCGCCATGGCTGATCGCGCTGCTGGCACTGGCGCTGATCCCGGCCTTCGTCGGCGAGGCGCACTTCAACGCACTGGGCTATTCGCTCAACTTCCAGTGGACGCCGGAGCGTCGCCAGCTGGAGTATCTGCGCCAGATGGGCGCCAGCGTGGAAACCGCGAAGGAGGTGAAGATCTTCAACCTCCACCGCTTCCTGATCGAGCGCTACCGCGGACTGGCCGAGAAGTTCTTCCTGGCCAACCGCGCACTGGCGCGACGGCGCGCGGTCTGGGGCACGGTGCTCGCGGCACTGGGCACGCTGGGCTACTACGTCGCCTACGGCTACATCGCCTGGCGCACGGTGCGCGGCGACTTCAGCATCGGCGACCTGACCTTTCTGGCCGGCAGCTTCCTGCGCCTGCGCCAGTTGCTGGAAGGCCTGCTGATCGGTTTCTCGCAGGTCGCCGGCCAGGCGCTGTACCTGGACGACCTGTTCTCGTTCTTCGAGATCGAACCGGAGATCACCTCGCCCGCCGACGCGGTGCCGATCCCGCGTCCGATCACCCGCGGCTTCGTGTTCGAGAACGTCGGCTTCCGCTATCCCGATGCCGAACGCTGGGCGGTACGGCATCTGGATTTCGAGCTGCAGGCCGGTGAAGTGCTGGCGCTGGTCGGCGAGAACGGCGCCGGCAAGACCACGCTGGTCAAGCTGCTCGCGCGGCTGTACGACCCGGATGAAGGCCGCATCCTGCTGGACGGGCGCGACCTGCGCGAGTACGACATCGACGACCTGCGCGCCAACACCGGCGTGATCTTCCAGGACTTCGTGCGCTACCACCTGACCGCGGGCGAGAACATCGGCGTGGGCCGGATCGAAGCGATGGACGACCAGGCGCGCATCCGCGCCGCCGCCGCACGCGCGATGGCCGACGAGGTGATCGCGGGCCTGCCGCGCGGCTACGACCAGCTGGTGGGACGCCGCTTCAAGAACAGCGTGGACCTGTCCGGCGGACAATGGCAGAAGATCGCCATCGCCCGCGCCTACATGCGTGACGCCCAGGTGATGATCCTCGATGAACCGACTGCCGCGCTGGATGCGCGCTCGGAGTTCGAAGTCTTCCAACGCTTCAAGGAATTGTCGGACAATCGTACCGCGGTGCTGATCTCGCACCGCTTCTCCAGCGTCCGCATGGCCGACCGCATCCTGGTCCTCGACCAGGGACGCCTGGAAGCGAGCGGCACGCACGAACACCTCATGGCCGCCGGCGGCCGTTACGCCGAATTGTTCGAGCTGCAGGCCGCCGGTTACCGCTGA
- a CDS encoding efflux RND transporter periplasmic adaptor subunit — protein MRSLHKLLIALALAGVLALPLLKRDADASAPADTADAPAAIVSVAPAINAPFSPRHWSPGSIISRRDARVASEQEGRVVEVVEVGQRVRKGQALAVLDDTALRLREQEGQADLARIQAQLALANRQEQRYAQLAAQQNIARAQYDQLRADRDVLAQERAGVLAQLAQTRHQRTQMVVRAPFDGIVAERHTQLGEYLVTGGSVARVVDTGAQEVRVRAPVDLARHLAAGTEVRVRSAGEEGTYRVSALVPVGDETSRQLELRIAVQGLDIPVGTAVDVGLPSAATRTVVAVPRDAVMLRREGDFVVRVDASGKAERVPVKTGADMDGMVEVTGSVRVGDRLVIRGGERVEPGQRLDIQPLEMGPSGPAVAMH, from the coding sequence ATGCGTTCCCTGCACAAGCTGCTGATCGCCCTCGCGCTGGCCGGCGTCCTCGCCCTCCCCCTGCTGAAACGGGACGCCGACGCCAGCGCACCTGCCGACACCGCCGACGCGCCCGCTGCCATCGTCAGTGTGGCGCCCGCGATCAACGCGCCGTTCTCCCCGCGCCACTGGTCGCCGGGCAGCATCATCAGCCGCCGCGATGCCCGCGTGGCAAGCGAGCAGGAGGGGCGCGTGGTCGAGGTGGTCGAGGTAGGCCAGCGCGTGCGTAAAGGCCAGGCACTGGCGGTACTCGACGACACCGCGCTGCGCCTGCGCGAACAGGAAGGCCAGGCCGACCTCGCGCGCATCCAGGCGCAACTGGCGCTGGCCAACCGGCAGGAGCAGCGCTACGCGCAGCTCGCCGCGCAGCAGAACATCGCCCGCGCGCAGTACGATCAATTGCGTGCTGACCGCGACGTGCTGGCGCAGGAGCGCGCCGGCGTGCTGGCGCAACTGGCGCAGACGCGCCATCAGCGCACGCAGATGGTGGTGCGCGCGCCGTTCGACGGCATCGTCGCCGAGCGGCATACGCAACTCGGCGAATACCTGGTCACCGGCGGTTCGGTGGCACGGGTGGTGGACACCGGCGCGCAGGAAGTGCGCGTGCGTGCCCCGGTGGACCTGGCCCGTCACCTGGCAGCCGGCACCGAGGTGCGCGTGCGCAGCGCGGGCGAAGAAGGCACCTACCGGGTCAGCGCCCTGGTGCCGGTCGGCGACGAAACCTCGCGGCAGCTGGAACTGCGCATCGCGGTGCAGGGCCTGGACATTCCCGTCGGCACCGCCGTGGACGTGGGCCTGCCGAGCGCCGCGACGCGCACGGTGGTGGCGGTGCCGCGCGACGCGGTGATGCTGCGCCGGGAAGGCGATTTCGTCGTGCGCGTGGATGCGTCCGGCAAGGCCGAGCGCGTGCCGGTGAAGACCGGCGCCGACATGGACGGCATGGTCGAAGTGACCGGCAGCGTCCGCGTCGGCGACCGCCTGGTGATCCGCGGCGGCGAACGCGTCGAGCCCGGCCAGCGACTCGACATCCAGCCGCTCGAGATGGGGCCGTCCGGCCCGGCGGTGGCGATGCACTGA
- a CDS encoding efflux RND transporter permease subunit has product MKLTDASLRNPAAVAVVVAMVCALGLMSLLKLPLQLFPDIERPQMSIQTAWRAASPQEMESEIVEPIEAVMQGLPGLEEIASNVNAGNSFINLTFAVGSDMDAMLVEVLSRMNRLQPLPRDATPPVVQAGADNANNSLTYFFVQKLPGTSGDILDYRQMIEDRIVPRLTSVDGVAGVEINGGAEDELTITLDLERAAALGIQIPDVAAVAARATDVSGGVVEAGRREYVLRFAGRYSPETMGDLILAWRDGRPVRLRDVAAVEVKRPEQRFFAYQNGNPAIGLRILRESGANVLDTLDEVKRVVADVREQELKPLGLDIAQSFDASVFINRALGLLSGSLTAGVLLAIGCLWWFLRDVRATALIACAIPISLLATFIVLQLTGRSLNVISLAGLAFAVGMVMDAAVVVAENIVRLREQGLPAGRAALEGTRQVGGALVASTLTTVAVFLPVIFMDDVEGQLFADLALTISIAVGISLLVAVTVLPAAAGTWLRTRPGDGARHRAWSHISDWALRVTRGRRRQWTWVGALVLAPALLAALLMPQIDYLPPVKRAAVDAFFNFPPGMSPERVNREIAPLVLERMRPYMEGEKGPQLSNWYLNLWPGGGSLGARVVDPDDIGELERIVRDEIVVGFPDTRAFASEGELFGSFGGSARAIAIHLQHGDGDALARAAEAGRKLLSDRFAGANVQAWPNADAGTPELRINPDDRRLAEVGWRRPELGTVVRALGDGQWLGEYFDGDRRLAIILRSNRDDDVERLGAAPLATPQGGVLSLADLAQVDTVLAPNQLRRIDRRRTVTLTVDPPAAMSLEEALDIVNGEIVPSLRAALPPDAAIRISGSADRLGEVVRSMGANFALALVVLFMLMAAMFKSLRDSAFVMATLPMAVLGGVAGLRVLDLAAGQTLDLLSMIGFIMLLGMVINNAILLVAQARDAQAAGASLDDALKQALDQRLRPILIAALTGVLGALPMAINPGPGAVIYRGLAAVSVGGVALSLLFTVVLVPALLRLAGERTPQPARDALDASLSHPAS; this is encoded by the coding sequence ATGAAACTCACCGACGCTTCCCTGCGCAATCCCGCCGCCGTCGCGGTAGTGGTGGCGATGGTCTGCGCCTTGGGCCTGATGAGCCTGTTGAAGCTGCCGCTGCAGTTGTTCCCCGACATCGAACGGCCGCAGATGTCGATCCAGACCGCGTGGCGCGCGGCCTCGCCGCAGGAGATGGAGTCGGAGATCGTCGAGCCCATCGAGGCGGTGATGCAGGGCCTGCCGGGGCTGGAGGAGATTGCCTCCAACGTCAATGCCGGCAACAGCTTCATCAACCTGACCTTCGCCGTCGGCAGCGACATGGATGCGATGCTGGTGGAAGTGCTGTCGCGGATGAACCGCCTGCAGCCGCTGCCGCGCGATGCCACACCACCGGTCGTGCAGGCCGGCGCCGACAACGCCAATAATTCGCTGACCTATTTCTTCGTGCAGAAGCTGCCGGGCACGAGCGGCGACATCCTCGATTACCGGCAGATGATCGAGGACCGCATCGTGCCGCGGCTGACGTCGGTGGACGGCGTAGCGGGCGTGGAGATCAATGGCGGCGCCGAGGACGAGCTGACCATCACGCTCGACCTGGAACGCGCCGCGGCGCTCGGCATCCAGATTCCCGATGTCGCCGCCGTTGCCGCCCGTGCGACCGACGTCTCCGGTGGCGTGGTCGAAGCCGGTCGCCGCGAATACGTGCTGCGCTTCGCCGGCCGCTATTCGCCCGAGACGATGGGCGACCTGATCCTCGCCTGGCGCGACGGCCGGCCCGTGCGGCTGCGCGATGTCGCCGCGGTGGAAGTGAAGCGGCCCGAGCAGCGATTCTTCGCCTACCAGAACGGCAATCCGGCGATCGGGCTGCGCATCCTGCGCGAGAGCGGCGCCAATGTACTGGACACGCTGGACGAGGTGAAGCGCGTCGTCGCCGACGTGCGCGAACAGGAACTGAAGCCGCTCGGCCTGGACATTGCGCAGAGTTTCGACGCCTCGGTCTTCATCAACCGTGCGCTCGGCCTGCTGTCCGGCAGCCTCACCGCCGGCGTGCTGCTGGCCATCGGCTGCCTGTGGTGGTTCCTGCGCGACGTGCGCGCCACCGCGCTGATCGCCTGCGCGATTCCCATTTCGCTGCTGGCGACCTTCATCGTGTTGCAGCTGACCGGCCGCAGCCTCAACGTCATCTCGCTGGCGGGCCTCGCATTCGCGGTGGGCATGGTGATGGATGCGGCCGTCGTGGTGGCCGAGAACATCGTGCGCCTGCGCGAGCAGGGCCTGCCGGCCGGCCGCGCCGCCCTGGAAGGCACGCGCCAGGTGGGCGGCGCGCTGGTCGCGTCCACGCTGACCACGGTGGCGGTGTTCCTGCCGGTGATCTTCATGGACGACGTGGAAGGCCAGCTGTTCGCCGACCTCGCACTGACCATCTCCATCGCCGTGGGCATCTCGCTGCTGGTGGCGGTCACCGTGCTGCCCGCGGCGGCCGGCACCTGGTTGCGCACGCGGCCGGGCGATGGCGCGCGGCACCGTGCCTGGTCGCACATCAGCGACTGGGCGCTGCGCGTCACCCGGGGTCGCAGGCGCCAGTGGACCTGGGTCGGTGCGCTGGTGCTCGCCCCTGCACTGCTGGCGGCGCTGCTGATGCCGCAGATCGACTACCTGCCGCCGGTCAAGCGCGCGGCCGTGGATGCCTTCTTCAACTTCCCGCCGGGCATGAGTCCGGAGCGCGTCAACCGCGAGATCGCGCCCCTCGTGCTTGAGCGGATGCGCCCGTACATGGAGGGCGAGAAGGGCCCGCAGCTGAGCAACTGGTACCTCAACCTGTGGCCCGGCGGCGGCTCGCTGGGTGCGCGCGTGGTGGATCCGGACGACATCGGCGAACTGGAGCGTATCGTCCGCGACGAGATCGTCGTCGGCTTCCCCGACACCCGCGCCTTCGCCAGCGAGGGCGAGCTGTTCGGCAGCTTCGGCGGCTCGGCGCGCGCCATCGCCATCCATCTGCAGCATGGCGACGGCGATGCCCTGGCGCGGGCGGCCGAAGCGGGCCGCAAGCTGCTGTCGGACCGCTTCGCCGGGGCCAACGTGCAGGCCTGGCCGAATGCGGATGCCGGCACGCCGGAACTGCGCATCAACCCCGACGACCGCCGGCTGGCCGAAGTCGGCTGGCGCCGTCCGGAGCTGGGCACGGTGGTGCGTGCACTGGGCGATGGCCAGTGGCTGGGCGAGTACTTCGACGGCGACCGCCGCCTGGCGATCATCCTGCGCAGCAATCGCGACGACGATGTCGAGCGCCTCGGTGCCGCGCCGCTCGCCACGCCGCAGGGCGGCGTGCTGAGCCTGGCCGACCTGGCGCAGGTGGATACGGTGCTGGCGCCCAACCAGCTGCGCCGGATCGACCGTCGCCGCACGGTGACGCTGACCGTGGATCCGCCCGCGGCGATGTCGCTGGAAGAAGCGCTGGACATCGTCAACGGCGAGATCGTGCCGTCGCTGCGCGCCGCCCTGCCGCCGGACGCGGCCATCCGCATCTCCGGCAGCGCCGACCGGCTGGGCGAAGTGGTGCGCAGCATGGGCGCCAACTTCGCCCTGGCGCTGGTGGTGCTGTTCATGCTGATGGCGGCGATGTTCAAGTCGCTGCGCGACAGCGCCTTCGTCATGGCGACGCTGCCGATGGCCGTGCTGGGTGGCGTGGCCGGACTGCGCGTGCTGGATCTCGCCGCCGGACAGACACTGGACCTGCTGTCGATGATCGGCTTCATCATGCTGCTGGGCATGGTGATCAACAACGCCATCCTGCTGGTGGCGCAGGCACGCGACGCGCAGGCCGCCGGTGCCTCGCTGGACGACGCGCTGAAGCAGGCACTGGACCAGCGCCTGCGGCCGATCCTGATCGCCGCGCTCACCGGTGTACTCGGCGCGCTGCCGATGGCGATCAACCCCGGCCCCGGCGCGGTGATCTACCGCGGACTGGCCGCCGTGTCGGTCGGCGGTGTCGCCCTGAGCCTGCTGTTCACCGTGGTGCTGGTGCCCGCGCTGTTGCGGCTGGCGGGCGAACGCACGCCGCAGCCGGCACGCGACGCGCTCGACGCATCGCTTTCCCACCCTGCTTCCTGA
- a CDS encoding LytTR family DNA-binding domain-containing protein has protein sequence MDTAASTPLRALIVDDEPLARRGLEIRLAAHPDVEIVGHYGDGASAIAGLREHRPDLMFLDVQMPGMDGFQALRAIPASEMPLVVFVTAYDHYAIRAFEASATDYLLKPVEESRLAQALSRVRQARAQREASGHCAHLLGLLGELSGRPPLDLDDALKPDALDLLRREEKLAVRDGGRTVRVDLHSIRWIDAAGDYMCIHTDGDGPNGNTLILRATMRDLEKQLDPQRFPRIHRSTIVNARRVVEMRPHTNGESFLRLDCGQELKLSRSHRDKLSVLL, from the coding sequence ATGGACACCGCCGCTTCCACCCCGCTGCGCGCGCTCATCGTGGACGACGAACCGCTCGCCCGCCGCGGCTTGGAGATCCGTCTCGCCGCGCACCCGGACGTGGAGATCGTCGGCCACTACGGCGACGGCGCGTCGGCCATCGCCGGCCTGCGCGAGCATCGCCCAGACCTGATGTTCCTCGACGTGCAGATGCCGGGCATGGATGGGTTCCAGGCGCTGCGTGCGATTCCCGCCAGCGAGATGCCGCTGGTGGTGTTCGTGACCGCCTACGACCACTACGCCATCCGCGCCTTCGAGGCATCGGCCACCGACTACCTGCTCAAGCCGGTGGAGGAATCGCGCCTGGCGCAGGCCCTGTCGCGCGTGCGCCAGGCCCGCGCGCAGCGCGAGGCCAGCGGCCATTGCGCGCACCTGCTCGGTCTGCTGGGCGAACTCAGCGGCCGTCCGCCGCTGGACCTGGACGATGCGCTCAAGCCGGATGCGCTGGACCTGCTGCGCCGCGAGGAAAAGCTCGCCGTGCGCGACGGCGGCCGCACCGTGCGCGTGGACCTACACAGCATCCGCTGGATCGATGCGGCCGGCGACTACATGTGCATCCACACCGACGGCGACGGCCCGAACGGCAACACCCTGATCCTGCGCGCCACCATGCGCGACCTGGAAAAGCAGCTGGACCCGCAGCGCTTCCCGCGCATCCACCGTTCCACCATCGTCAATGCGCGCCGCGTGGTGGAAATGCGCCCCCACACCAACGGCGAGAGCTTCCTGCGACTGGATTGCGGACAGGAACTCAAGCTGTCGCGCAGCCATCGCGACAAGCTGTCGGTGTTGCTCTGA
- a CDS encoding histidine kinase: MAIASSHPLDLTRKQPFWMLQVGGWIAYFTLGSLQALAYGKPSGYWIVPFTAACTGFVATLGLRQLLRACWSLPPPVLTAIMVLPMLAASTVMNLTSRAVMLRFCEECAPANRLEFVAHSLSYIYVVLAWVGLYLGLKYYRQLQDQTQRTLAARSMAHQAQLKMLRYQLNPHFLFNTLNAISTLILDRDNATANRMVQSLSSFLRHSLDNDPMQRVTLRQELDALTLYLDIEKIRFADRLRIETAIDEDCWRALLPSLLLQPLVENAIKYAVAKQVAGGLLRIEAERDGDRLVLRVIDDGPGCSALEGDQLPPGKGVGLRNTRERLQVLYGEASGFAVHNRERGIEVTLRLPFETSQTRGD; the protein is encoded by the coding sequence ATGGCCATCGCGTCCTCGCATCCGCTCGACCTGACCCGCAAGCAACCGTTCTGGATGCTGCAGGTGGGCGGCTGGATCGCCTACTTCACGCTCGGCTCGCTGCAGGCGCTCGCCTACGGCAAGCCGTCCGGCTACTGGATCGTGCCGTTTACCGCCGCCTGCACCGGCTTCGTCGCGACCCTGGGACTGCGCCAGCTGCTGCGTGCCTGCTGGTCGCTGCCGCCGCCCGTGCTGACGGCGATCATGGTGTTGCCGATGCTGGCGGCGTCGACCGTGATGAACCTGACCAGTCGCGCGGTGATGCTGCGGTTCTGCGAAGAATGCGCCCCGGCCAACCGGCTGGAGTTCGTGGCGCATTCGCTCAGCTACATCTACGTGGTGCTGGCCTGGGTGGGCCTGTATCTCGGCCTGAAGTACTACCGGCAACTGCAGGACCAGACCCAGCGCACGCTGGCCGCTCGCAGCATGGCCCACCAGGCGCAGCTGAAGATGCTGCGCTACCAGTTGAACCCGCACTTCCTGTTCAACACGCTCAACGCCATCTCCACCCTGATCCTGGACCGCGACAACGCCACCGCCAACCGCATGGTGCAGAGCCTGTCGTCGTTCCTGCGCCACTCGCTGGACAACGATCCGATGCAGCGCGTCACGCTGCGGCAGGAGCTGGACGCGCTGACCCTGTACCTGGACATCGAGAAGATCCGCTTCGCCGACCGCCTGCGCATCGAGACCGCCATCGACGAGGACTGCTGGCGCGCGCTGCTGCCCAGCCTGTTGCTGCAGCCGCTGGTGGAGAACGCCATCAAGTACGCGGTGGCCAAGCAGGTCGCCGGCGGCCTGTTGCGGATCGAGGCCGAGCGCGATGGCGACCGGCTGGTGCTGCGGGTGATCGATGACGGCCCCGGCTGCAGCGCGCTCGAAGGCGACCAGCTGCCGCCCGGCAAGGGCGTGGGCCTGCGCAACACGCGCGAACGGCTGCAGGTGCTGTATGGCGAAGCCAGCGGCTTTGCCGTGCACAACCGCGAGCGCGGCATCGAGGTGACGCTGCGGTTGCCCTTCGAAACCTCGCAGACGCGCGGAGACTGA
- a CDS encoding trimeric intracellular cation channel family protein, whose protein sequence is MDTLVLILDLVGTFVFALSGATLGVRRRLDIFGVLVLSFIAATAGGITRDLLIGATPPAALSDWRYPVTSLAAGIVTFFRAPLIEKLHHPVRMFDAMGLALFAVAGTQKALEYGIWPPMAAGMGMLTGIGGGIARDLLLAQVPLVLRAELYAVAALAGALVVALGHWLSLPALPCALVGAGLCFGLRMMAVTYGWHLPVALQSGGEGEPPGPLQ, encoded by the coding sequence ATGGATACCCTCGTCCTCATCCTCGACCTGGTGGGCACCTTCGTGTTCGCCCTCAGCGGCGCCACGCTGGGCGTGCGCCGCCGCCTGGACATCTTCGGCGTGCTGGTGCTGTCGTTCATCGCCGCGACCGCCGGCGGCATCACCCGCGACCTGCTGATCGGGGCGACGCCGCCGGCCGCTCTCAGCGACTGGCGCTATCCGGTGACCTCGCTGGCCGCCGGCATCGTGACGTTCTTCCGTGCCCCGTTGATCGAGAAGCTGCACCACCCCGTGCGCATGTTCGATGCGATGGGGCTGGCGCTGTTCGCCGTGGCCGGCACGCAGAAGGCACTGGAATACGGCATCTGGCCGCCGATGGCCGCCGGCATGGGCATGCTGACCGGCATCGGCGGCGGGATCGCCCGCGATCTGCTGCTGGCGCAGGTGCCGCTGGTGCTGCGGGCCGAACTGTATGCGGTCGCGGCGCTGGCCGGTGCGCTGGTGGTGGCGCTGGGCCACTGGCTGTCGTTGCCAGCGCTGCCCTGCGCTCTGGTCGGCGCCGGGCTGTGCTTCGGCCTGCGGATGATGGCGGTGACCTACGGCTGGCACCTGCCGGTCGCCCTGCAGTCCGGCGGCGAAGGCGAGCCGCCCGGGCCATTGCAGTGA
- a CDS encoding carboxymuconolactone decarboxylase family protein: protein MKFHRVDYPKHVPEAFRGLYATSTALHNGALGKEFLELIFLRVSQINGCAYCMDMHGGALRKAGVEPRKLDTLAGWRDSRFFDAREGVALAWAEQLTTLPAGAPADATYEALKDHFDEAGIAELTMAVATINAWNRLGVGMQPILP from the coding sequence ATGAAGTTCCATCGCGTCGACTATCCGAAGCACGTCCCTGAAGCCTTCCGCGGCCTGTATGCCACCAGCACCGCCCTACACAACGGTGCACTGGGCAAGGAGTTCCTCGAGCTGATCTTCCTGCGCGTCTCGCAGATCAACGGCTGCGCCTACTGCATGGACATGCACGGCGGCGCGTTGCGCAAGGCCGGGGTGGAGCCGCGCAAGCTGGATACGCTGGCCGGCTGGCGCGACAGCCGATTTTTCGATGCCCGCGAAGGCGTTGCGCTGGCCTGGGCCGAACAGCTGACCACCTTGCCGGCGGGCGCACCGGCCGATGCCACCTACGAGGCACTGAAAGACCACTTCGACGAGGCCGGCATTGCCGAACTGACCATGGCCGTGGCCACGATCAATGCCTGGAACCGCCTGGGCGTGGGCATGCAGCCCATCCTGCCCTGA